The following proteins are co-located in the Sphingobacteriaceae bacterium genome:
- the narH gene encoding nitrate reductase subunit beta — MNIRSQIAMVFHLDKCIGCHTCSIACKNIWTDRKGAEYMWWNNVETKPGTGYPTKWENQDIYKGGWEKNGDSVSLKGTGKFKGLKNIFHNPYMPVLDDYYEPWTYKYQDLFTAPEGDDQPIARPVSLVTGETIEIKSGPNWDDDLGGSPDFARQDVNMDKLTPAEQEAMFQLERMTFHYLPRICNHCLNPACVASCPSGALYKRGEDGVVLINQERCRAWRMCVTACPYKKSYYNWHTGKSEKCVLCYPRLESGQAPACFHSCVGRIRYLGVLLYDADKIEAVASCKEEELVDKQIDIYVDPFDPAVIEAAMQNGIAMSTIEAAQKSPVYKFVKVWKLALPLHPEFRTLPNLFYVPALLPGMASVQDGIYNTTTKSLWHGIDGTRLPMKYLASLFSAGNTDKVAEVLKRLMAVRMHRRGETVGDLKKEEIADAMKEIGLAPKTADDIFRLTTLATFDDRFVIPPAHREESIEMLENTADVKGNTGFGFKERPARGL; from the coding sequence ATGAATATAAGATCTCAAATAGCCATGGTTTTCCATCTCGATAAATGTATCGGGTGCCATACCTGTTCAATCGCATGTAAAAATATATGGACTGACAGAAAAGGCGCAGAATATATGTGGTGGAATAATGTAGAAACAAAACCCGGAACAGGCTATCCTACCAAATGGGAAAATCAAGATATATACAAAGGTGGATGGGAAAAAAACGGAGATTCAGTTTCTCTAAAAGGCACAGGAAAATTTAAAGGATTAAAAAATATTTTTCATAATCCTTATATGCCGGTATTGGACGATTATTATGAGCCATGGACATATAAATACCAAGATTTATTTACCGCACCTGAAGGTGATGATCAGCCGATAGCGCGACCAGTTTCCTTAGTTACTGGTGAAACAATTGAAATTAAAAGTGGACCCAATTGGGATGATGATTTAGGTGGGTCTCCGGATTTCGCGCGTCAGGATGTTAATATGGATAAATTAACTCCGGCTGAACAAGAGGCCATGTTCCAATTAGAACGTATGACCTTTCATTATTTGCCTCGTATTTGTAATCATTGTTTAAATCCGGCTTGTGTTGCTTCTTGTCCTTCCGGAGCATTGTATAAGCGTGGTGAAGATGGTGTTGTGTTAATTAATCAAGAGCGTTGTCGTGCATGGAGAATGTGTGTAACAGCTTGTCCTTATAAAAAATCGTATTACAACTGGCATACCGGGAAATCAGAAAAGTGTGTTTTATGTTATCCGCGTTTAGAATCAGGGCAAGCTCCGGCATGTTTTCATTCATGCGTTGGAAGAATTCGTTACCTGGGTGTGCTATTATATGACGCCGATAAAATCGAAGCGGTTGCTTCATGTAAAGAAGAAGAATTAGTTGATAAGCAAATTGACATTTATGTTGACCCTTTTGATCCTGCAGTTATAGAAGCTGCAATGCAAAACGGAATAGCGATGTCAACAATTGAGGCAGCTCAAAAATCACCGGTTTATAAATTTGTAAAAGTATGGAAACTGGCACTACCGTTGCATCCTGAATTTAGAACACTTCCAAATTTATTTTATGTACCAGCTTTACTGCCAGGCATGGCAAGTGTTCAAGATGGAATTTACAATACCACTACTAAGTCTTTGTGGCATGGTATTGACGGTACTCGTTTACCAATGAAATATCTGGCATCATTATTTAGTGCCGGCAATACAGATAAAGTTGCTGAAGTTTTAAAACGATTAATGGCAGTGAGAATGCATAGGCGTGGCGAAACAGTAGGTGATTTGAAGAAAGAAGAAATTGCTGATGCAATGAAAGAAATAGGATTAGCACCAAAAACAGCTGACGATATTTTCAGACTCACTACACTGGCAACTTTTGATGATCGATTCGTAATTCCTCCAGCGCATCGTGAAGAATCAATTGAAATGTTAGAAAATACAGCGGATGTAAAAGGTAATACCGGATTTGGATTTAAAGAAAGACCAGCACGAGGATTATGA
- the narI gene encoding respiratory nitrate reductase subunit gamma, producing MLNQLLFVALPYVALAIFLVGSIYRYLYKGFKVSSLSSQFLEGRQLFFGSQPFHWGLFFLFFGHLIAFLFPLSVIAWNGQTVRLLILECASFAFGISALWGLFALIARRLTNKRVQIVTSKMDVVVYLVLLVQIISGLCVAYFNRWGSNWFAAFLTPYLRSIFVFDPQIDAISTVNSIWLKIHVVSAFSIIAIIPFTRFVHFLVYPVDYLWRSYQQVIWNWDRKSIRTSRAHSVGEKSKNN from the coding sequence ATGCTAAACCAGTTGTTATTTGTAGCGTTGCCTTATGTGGCCTTGGCAATATTCTTAGTGGGATCTATATATAGATACCTTTATAAAGGCTTTAAAGTTTCCTCATTATCATCTCAATTTTTAGAGGGGAGACAATTATTTTTTGGAAGTCAACCCTTTCACTGGGGCTTGTTCTTTTTATTTTTCGGACATCTAATTGCTTTCTTATTTCCGTTATCCGTAATTGCATGGAATGGGCAAACCGTTAGATTGCTCATTCTTGAATGTGCTTCATTTGCATTCGGAATTAGTGCTTTGTGGGGTTTATTTGCGCTCATCGCAAGACGTTTAACAAACAAACGTGTTCAAATTGTAACAAGCAAAATGGACGTAGTTGTATATTTAGTATTGTTAGTTCAGATTATTTCCGGCTTATGCGTGGCTTATTTTAATCGTTGGGGTTCTAATTGGTTCGCTGCTTTTCTAACGCCTTATCTAAGATCAATATTTGTATTTGACCCGCAAATTGATGCGATTTCAACTGTAAATTCTATTTGGTTAAAAATACATGTTGTGTCGGCCTTTAGCATTATCGCCATCATACCATTCACCAGATTTGTTCACTTCTTGGTGTATCCGGTTGATTATTTATGGAGAAGCTATCAACAAGTAATTTGGAATTGGGATAGGAAATCAATACGAACTAGTAGAGCACACTCTGTTGGAGAGAAATCAAAGAATAATTAA
- a CDS encoding cytochrome c yields MLISGFEIKAEDGKKIFKQNCGVCHTTTQQKLVGPGLEGVGTKFSEDWLIKWIKDSQALVNSGDALAVKAFEEGNKIAMPPFANLSDQDIKDILSFIATDVPAAKEAPGATPDAQPVVAKNQEWTTLSKVFLGSMVIIILFLGGYLVFLKKQLNKLGYVTDSVPFKDQVEGYIKNNGKFILFVCIILGMTVMKSCISEIM; encoded by the coding sequence ATGCTTATTAGCGGTTTCGAAATTAAAGCGGAAGATGGCAAGAAAATATTTAAACAAAACTGTGGGGTGTGTCATACAACCACACAACAAAAATTAGTTGGTCCGGGGTTGGAAGGAGTGGGTACAAAATTTTCGGAAGATTGGTTAATTAAGTGGATTAAAGATTCACAAGCTCTTGTTAATAGTGGTGATGCATTAGCGGTTAAAGCTTTTGAAGAAGGAAACAAAATTGCTATGCCTCCATTTGCTAATTTAAGTGATCAAGACATTAAAGATATTCTTTCCTTTATTGCAACAGATGTTCCAGCGGCTAAGGAAGCACCGGGGGCAACTCCTGATGCGCAACCTGTTGTTGCGAAAAATCAAGAATGGACTACATTGTCTAAAGTTTTTTTGGGCTCTATGGTTATAATTATTCTTTTTCTTGGTGGATACCTTGTGTTTTTAAAGAAGCAACTTAATAAGTTAGGATATGTGACGGACTCAGTGCCTTTTAAGGATCAAGTGGAAGGGTATATTAAAAATAATGGCAAGTTTATTCTGTTCGTATGCATTATTCTTGGCATGACTGTTATGAAGTCTTGTATTTCAGAAATTATGTAA